In a genomic window of Vigna angularis cultivar LongXiaoDou No.4 chromosome 6, ASM1680809v1, whole genome shotgun sequence:
- the LOC108342564 gene encoding uncharacterized protein LOC108342564: MGNCCATESSWGGDDWGSLSSKRRSMSSGKVFDEVHEASLDKVEKEKLLGALRAFSDANGKVKIKISKKELAQLLGGKESGKHLGEEGHASAEQFLARLIHARDHSSNEYHDVHHRPWRPVLQSIPEVN; this comes from the coding sequence ATGGGAAACTGTTGTGCGACGGAGTCGTCTTGGGGTGGTGATGATTGGGGTTCTTTGTCATCGAAAAGAAGGAGTATGAGTTCGgggaaggtgtttgatgaagtTCACGAGGCGAGTTTGGATAAGGTGGAGAAGGAAAAGCTGTTGGGTGCGCTGAGAGCTTTTTCTGATGCCAATGGGAAGGTGAAGATCAAGATCTCGAAGAAGGAGCTGGCACAGTTGTTGGGAGGGAAAGAGAGTGGTAAGCATTTGGGTGAAGAAGGACACGCTTCAGCGGAACAGTTTCTGGCTCGTTTGATTCACGCAAGAGATCATTCGAGTAACGAGTACCATGATGTTCATCATAGACCTTGGAGACCTGTGCTTCAAAGTATACCTGAGGTGAATTAG